From the genome of candidate division TA06 bacterium:
CAGGCTGCCGCTACGGCGCTGGAAGGCGAACTTTTTTTCGTTCGATTTTGTTAAGAACCTCGCTTCCAGTGCCGAGGATGTTGCCGCATTTGACCCCTATACCACTGCTCCACAGATCATGTCTGTTACCGAAAATGATTTTGTGGGCAGCGCATTGGGGGGCGGAGCTGGAGTGGGCTTTGCCCTAAGCCGCAACATTACCTTGGGGCTGATGTATCAGTTCCGGATCTATCCGGAAGCGGTCAAGAAAAACATTCAATCCGATTGGTTTTCGACCACGATGCAGACCGAGAACCTGGAGATCGATTTTATCACCCATGCCCCGCTGGTAAATCTTACGATTGCCGTACCCTGGGGCCGGTTGGAACCCTATGGCGAGATCAGGTACGGCGCCATCAGCTTCTCGTCCAAGGCCGCCGTTGAGTATGAAGTTGAGTATTCATCACGGCCCACCGTGGACAGCACATTTACCACAGACAGCACCATTACCAGAACAATCGACGATAAGGTGGTGTACCGGACCCTTCAGGTGGGCGGCGGCTTTTTACTTTGGCTTAAGCCGGACCGGGAGGCCCTGAGGGTCTACTGGATGTATTCCAAGGACAGTTTTGAGGATTTCTCTCTGCCCGAGTCCCAGCAGGAGATAGACCTGAAGGCTTCGGGCCTGCAGTTTGGCTGCGGCCTAACGGTTCACTTTTAGCAAAAGTTACCAGGACAGGCAAAGCCCCGATGAGGTCCTCATCGGGGCTTTGGGCTTGGGTCAAGCACAACTATTCCATTATTGCCGGTTTAGAGCCGGCCGTTAGCAATTTTTCCGACAGCCACTTGAAAACAAAAGCCAGGCCGTTCCAGACATGCAGGGAAAACAGGCCCAGAAACAATCCCAGGGCCATGAATATCAAGGCCTGTGGTAAGTTTAGCGCCAGGCCGTGGCCGATATCCACGTTCACATTCTGGTAAATGAAGGGAATGGAGATGAAAACCAGGCTGAGCACGCCCAGCACTATCAGCAGAATAAAGGCCAGCAGGCCCAGGGGGAATTTCAGGAACAGGTAGCCCAGGCCCTTCCAGGTCAGGGAGCTTGACAGCCGGGCCCGGAACCAGCGCCAGGCATTTTGGTCGGAAGACCAGCGTAAAATACCTTCGGGCTCGATCCTGGCTCCCAGCAGGCGGTGCGACTGGAAACGTTCCAGCTTAACCAACTGGCGCCAGGCCAGCAGAATCAGGGCCAGCAGGGGCAGGCCGATGATCAAAACATAAAGCCCCACCCCCAGCGATATTCCCACCGTCAAAAAGACGAAATAGAGCAGGCCCAGGGGAAAGGCCAGGAGCAGGTAAAGGATGTTGGCGTAGGTGCGTCCCCGGAAGGCGACTCCGAAGATGTTCTTAAGGGCCGCAGCCAGCTTTGATCCGAACGTAGTGTTCATTTAAGTAAACTCCTAAAATGGTTGGTTATATGGGAATACGGAACAATCATCGAAATTGTTTCAGAAAACGGACATTATTTTGCCGCAAACCCCGGCGGTCATCAACAGGGTTTGTTGCTTGTTTTTAAATCAAATTTATGCTATCTTTAGGATATGTCTAAGAGCCTGGGAAAATACGCCAGCCAAAGTGATTGGCTCAATGCAATCTGGCACATCCGGATGGAAAGGCTTTCCATCGCCAACCTGTTGGGCGACCGCAAGCTGGAACGCGGCGAACTGGAATTCCTGGAGACCTGGTCAACCCATTTGAACCAGGAAGACCGGACGTTGCAGTTGTTGGAGTCCCGGCTCCGCTACCTGCTGGATACGGGCGACATCAGTTCTGCCGAGGCCGAAGCCGACCGGCTGGTGGGCCTGGCAAAAGAAGCCGGGAACAAGGCCTTCATCCGCCGGGCCTGCGGGTGGCGGGCGGTGGTCTACCGGGAACAGAGCCGGTATCCAAAGGCTATCGCCGATTTTGAAATGGCCGAAAGCTGCGCCGAGAACGAACTGCAGCTGATGGAGATCTGGCTGGACAAGGGCATGACCCTGGTTTATGCCAACCGCTATGAAGAGGCCGAAAAGATGCTGCAGGGGGCCATAAGCATCGCCCAAAAATACAACGACATCAACAGCCAGGGAACCGCCTGGAACAACCTGGGGATCTGTTTTGGCCAGCAGCGCAAGAGCCGGCCGGCCATAGAAGCCTACGACCGGGCCATAGCCCTTTACCTGCAGACCGGATACAAACTGGGCAGCGCCATGGCCAGCGGCAATCTCTCGGAAATATACTTAAGCCGGGGACAGCTGGACAAGGCGCTGGAATTATCAAGGCAATGC
Proteins encoded in this window:
- a CDS encoding sensor domain-containing protein, whose translation is MNTTFGSKLAAALKNIFGVAFRGRTYANILYLLLAFPLGLLYFVFLTVGISLGVGLYVLIIGLPLLALILLAWRQLVKLERFQSHRLLGARIEPEGILRWSSDQNAWRWFRARLSSSLTWKGLGYLFLKFPLGLLAFILLIVLGVLSLVFISIPFIYQNVNVDIGHGLALNLPQALIFMALGLFLGLFSLHVWNGLAFVFKWLSEKLLTAGSKPAIME
- a CDS encoding tetratricopeptide repeat protein, with amino-acid sequence MSKSLGKYASQSDWLNAIWHIRMERLSIANLLGDRKLERGELEFLETWSTHLNQEDRTLQLLESRLRYLLDTGDISSAEAEADRLVGLAKEAGNKAFIRRACGWRAVVYREQSRYPKAIADFEMAESCAENELQLMEIWLDKGMTLVYANRYEEAEKMLQGAISIAQKYNDINSQGTAWNNLGICFGQQRKSRPAIEAYDRAIALYLQTGYKLGSAMASGNLSEIYLSRGQLDKALELSRQCQKLGAEAEDIISIALGQDIAGSVMTELEDFAGAAGSYQESLRIFCEVNDAVAQVMCGFHLILCLANSGNIPAAGEYYRQMEAVNYEGGQQRKNYYLVMAMAAILLAEKKYAPARDLLEKQLDEMPAPSQEMGEMILQLAGIYVRLGDSTKSLKMLERLLTIPEEKMTGLFMVKMHSGCWTIYSGMGRHREAGEQKSKGLALLKEMSERYTDRGLWEKYCRKKEIRILLDQ